A genomic window from Salvia miltiorrhiza cultivar Shanhuang (shh) chromosome 5, IMPLAD_Smil_shh, whole genome shotgun sequence includes:
- the LOC131025924 gene encoding uncharacterized protein LOC131025924, producing MVKWHRSNQIIKKLSIDGVISEDQATMAAHVIQFHEDLFSEPISGVVDRSWISGYIPSSVTSPQADLLTALPSADDIRSVVFSMDRNSALGPDDFNGAFFQHSWEVADAILVSNYRPIVLGNFFFKVITKILASRLNAVAAEIVSANQFDFISGRSIQECILLASEGVNCMERSIQRRNMVLKVDIRKAFDTLSWEFVDVVLDSFGFPPLFRQWIRVIFQSAWISVLFNGEQHGFFSCSRGVRHVDPLSSILFSLAEEVLSRLLLDAADRGFIARMRMSRSLLFPSHLLYAVDVLLFCKAERRSCRMIESILHIYAPSLISSVVPPLPGLLAFGITLLPISLDGRACSGYRIVDRIVIPVEVHHSLGQSISDYYFDDSWHLTLGFLQAFLDIAFDIVSIPISGGEDRRAWTHSYFGEVSSSLAMDHVHPSFPNAGEDIDHLFWECATARHVWSFLFTWFRVDGSSIYDIRSLIIWAMNVPASKQVDNLWRVGVMSTVWSLWNLRNRAVFDEALTIQVKAFILEASRFSLGEMANSVEELLILHGLGVPGRPRRPISYLYVFWLPPPHLWRKINIDGSVHGSPHLIHADGIIQDS from the exons ATGGTTAAATGGCATCGTTCCAATCAAATCATCAAGAAGCTTAGTATTGATGGTGTTATCTCGGAGGACCAGGCTACCATGGCGGCTCATGTGATTCAGTTCCATGAGGATCTCTTTTCTGAGCCGATTTCTGGCGTGGTGGACaggtcctggatttctggttaCATTCCTTCCTCTGTCACCTCGCCGCAGGCTGACTTACTTACTGCTCTCCCTTCAGCAGATGATATTCGTTCGGTGGTCTTCTCCATGGATAGAAATAGCGCTCTCGGTCCGGATGATTTTAATGGAGCATTTTTTCAGCATTCTTGGGAAGTG GCCGATGCTATTCTTGTGTCTAACTACCGTCCTATTGTGCTTGGAAACTTCTTCTTCAAAGTTATCACCAAAATTCTGGCCTCTCGGTTGAATGCAGTAGCGGCAGAGATTGTTTCGGCCAACCAGTTTGATTTTATCTCAGGTCGTTCTATTCAGGAGTGTATTCTGCTCGCCTCTGAAGGTGTTAACTGCATGGAGCGTTCGATTCAGAGGAGAAATATGGTCCTGAAGGTCGATATCAGGAAGGCTTTTGACACCCTGAGTTGGGAGTTTGTTGATGTTGTTTTGGATAGCTTTGGGTTCCCTCCTCTTTTCCGGCAGTGGATCAGGGTCATCTTTCAGTCGGCCTGGATTTCTGTTCTCTTTAATGGAGAGCAACATGGGTTCTTTAGCTGCTCGCGTGGGGTCAGGCATGTAGACCCTTTGTCTTCGATTTTGTTTAGCTTGGCGGAGGAGGTTTTGAGTCGCCTTCTCTTGGATGCTGCGGATAGGGGCTTTATTGCTCGTATGCGGATGTCCCGGTCCCTGCTCTTTCCTTCTCATCTTCTGTATGCTGTTGATGTTCTTTTATTTTGCAAGGCTGAGAGGCGCAGTTGCCGGATGATTGAGTCTATTCTCCATATTTATGCCCCGTCTCTGATAAGTTCT GTCGTGCCTCCTCTGCCCGGCTTGCTTGCATTCGGGATCACATTATTGCCTATTTCCCTAGATGGCAGGGCATGCAGTG GCTACAGGATCGTTGACAGGATTGTGATTCCGGTCGAGGTTCACCATTCTCTCGGGCAGTCGATCTCGGACTATTACTTTGATGACTCATGGCATCTCACTCTGGGTTTCTTGCAAGCTTTTCTGGACATTGCTTTTGACATTGTCTCTATTCCTATCAGTGGTGGGGAGGATCGTCGGGCTTGGACTCATTCTTATTTTGGTGAGGTTTCCTCCTCGCTTGCCATGGATCATGTTCATCCTAGTTTCCC GAATGCGGGAGAGGATATTGACCATCTTTTTTGGGAATGTGCTACTGCTAGACATGTTTGGAGCTTCCTCTTCACTTGGTTCAGGGTGGATGGTTCGTCGATCTATGATATTAGGAGTTTGATCATTTGGGCTATGAATGTGCCTGCTAGCAAGCAGGTGGATAATCTTTGGCGGGTTGGTGTTATGTCTACCGTTTGGAGCCTCTGGAATCTCCGCAACAGAGCTGTGTTTGATGAGGCTCTGACGATTCAGGTCAAGGCCTTCATTCTGGAAGCCTCTCGCTTCAGTTTGGGTGAGATGGCTAACTCGGTTGAGGAGTTGCTTATTCTTCATGGTCTTGGGGTGCCGGGTAGACCTCGACGTCCTATTTCCTACTTATATGTGTTctggcttcctcctcctcatctGTGGCGGAAGATCAACATTGATGGCTCGGTTCATGGCTCCCCTCATCTCATTCATGCTGATGGGATTATTCAGGATTCCTAG